GAAGCGTACCTTTGGAGCCGGGGGGCCTTCGGGTCCCTGACCCGTCGTCATGAAACCGCCAGACCGTTTGCGGTTGAAGATGCCCTTTCGGAATCGATGGCGCAATTGTCGCGTGACCTTCTCGTCCGGGCCATTATGGTAATCTCCAGGCAGGACCATTCTCTGGCCGTGATGAGTTCGTCCAGACCGGCCGCACCGATTATCGGAATTTGTCTCGATCAGAGATCAAGCCGCATTGCAAACCTCCTCTGGGGAGTTATTCCGACAACCGCGACTCCATCCGAAGTCGATCATCCCAATTCGCTCGCAAAACGCATTGTTGTGGAACTCGGCCTCGCTGTCAAAGGTCATACCATTCTCGTTGTACGGGGATTCAGCAGCGATCCGCAACAGAACGCACCCAGTGTGACCGTTGTTACGGTTTGACCGGCCTGCTCCCCGCCGCGAAGCACTGACGCACGAAGGAAAAAATCTCCGCCGCCGGTTTTGAAGCCGCCGCGATTTCGGCTGCAATCGCCATGGAAGAGCGGGCCGTAAAGCTTTATTCCGAAAGTGCGGAAACAACCGCCGATCCCGAAGCCAAAGCCCTGTATGAATGGCTTGCACGTTGGGAACGCTAACATCTAAATTTTCTTCTGGATTTAGATAAAGCCATAAAAGAAAAGATCTGGTTCGATAATAAGTTCTGGCCCTTTTAACCGGATCTATTATTATCTTTTTCGGGATTTTTGCTCGGCTTCAACAATCGCTCAACTCAGATTGAGGCAAGGTAACCGAGTCTTTTAACCCTTGCATGAAGATTTTTGGCCCGCTCACGAACAGCGATGGAAACAATTTCTGAAAAATTTTTCCGCGGATCCTGATTCGGATTTACCAGTCCATTGATTTCTTCGTGAAAAGGGTTGCTCTTTTCACTCCCGTGCCTGGCCTCCTCTACATTTATGACATAAGGAGCATTATAGATGATTCAGAAAAAAGATTGGAAAAAACCATTTGCGATTATTCTTTTTATAACGCTGCTTGGCGGATATTATGATCAGTTGAGCTTTGAAACCAGGACAATGGTATTGCCCATAGTGATTATTATCGCCGTGGCTTTCGTTATCTCACGTTTGAAGCAGCTGGAATATGAAACGCGTTCAGCGCAAGTTTTTGCGCATAAAATAACAACCCAGGCGTTCAGCGTTTTGGATAGAGACGGCAAAGAACGAGTTGCCATTTCAGCAGACACTGAAAAAACTGCATTGACCTTTTATGATAAAAACCATACGCCTTGTGCCACGCTGGAACTGGCAGACAATCAACCGGCGCTAAAACTGGCTGGAAATAAAGGAATTGTATTGATTGCATTTGATAATGAGGGCCGGCCGAATTTATCGTTGAAAGGCGCTGCCGATGAGACCATCTGGTCGGCACCTTAACCCGAATGTTTCACCGTCATTGATCGCAAACAAAATGGGAAAATATTCAAAATAGGTTAAACTGGAATATTAGCCCGGAAATTTACTTTTCAGGGGAATAAGGGGGAACAATCATGGATATGGAAATTTTCCAGCAAATGGAAGCACCGCAACTCAGAAAATACATTGAATTCCTTCTCTGGCATTACAGGGTTGTAGATGCTTTCTGGTTTATCTATGTAACCGAGCGCTTTGACCAACCAACGGCGGAACGAATCAATGAACAGGTTTGGGAACGTGTTTCCGCCATGGCGGCAAAAGATATTGTCTCCCGGTTTCAGATTCGGGACAAAGGCCTTAAGGGCTTTGTAAAAGCCCAGAGGTTGTTCCCCTGGTGTATTCTGGTCGGATATCAGATTCAAGAATCAGATCGCGAAGTGATTATCTCGGTACCGCGATGTCCTACCCAGGAAGCCAGGCTCAAGCGCGGTTTGGGTGAATATGACTGCAAGGAAATGCACCGGGGGGAGTTTGTTAGCTTTGCCCAGGTAGTTGATGAACGCATCAGAATCGAATGCCTCTTCGCGCCCCCGGATCCCCATCCTGAGGACCTGTTCTGCAAATGGCGCTTTTATCTTGAATAGCAGTCTCATTGAGTCAAATCGAACTTAGTTCGCTTCGCTCACAATTGGAATAATGGAATAATGGAACACTGGAATATTGGGTCTTTTTTGCATCGCGTTGAAAGAACTTAATTCGCTTCGCTCATCCCGCTATAGAGCGGGAGAATGATGGAATATTGGAATGATGGAACAATGGGTTTGGGATAATGGGGGTAATGGCGTTATGATAAAAAGCATCCAATCAAGAAATTTTAAATGGATAACATCCTTTTATAACAACACTCCACTATTCCAGTATTCCATCATTCCATCGTTCCATGGAAGTGGCATAACCAGGAACTATTAAAAGATCTATAATTTCAACCAATTGTAGAAATTCCGAGACGTTTAATTATCGATGAAAAGATTTCATGAAATATTCGGGCTAGGGTACTTCACATGTATCAATGCGACTATCCGGAATTCTAGCGCGAACCTCTTCAATAAGCAGGGGGATGATTTCGCGGTAATCTGCTACAACGGCAACGTCCGACACCTTAAAGATGGCGGCATTGGGATCTTTATTGACGGCCATAATACAGCCGGATTGATCCATTCCGACCACGTGATGGGACATTCCGGAGATACCGACACCGATATACAGGCGGGGTCTTACGGTTTTGCCGCTCTGTCCGATCATCTGACTTTCCGGCACCCAGCCTTCATCCACCGGCGGCCTGGTGGCGCCGACAGCGCCACAAAGAAGCCTTGCCAGTTCTTCCAGAAGTGTCCAGCCTTCGCCGCCTCCAAGGCCCCAACCGCCGGCCACAACCACATCGGCCTTTTCCAGCGGCATCCCCTTGGGTTCCTCGATGTGAACCTCCAGAACTTTAGGGCCGGTGACGTCCAGATCATCCGGAACCGCCAAACCTATCCGTTGTCCGGACCTTTGGACGGGTTTTATTTTTTTCATAACCCCCGGCATTACCGTTGCCATCTGGGGCCGGTGATCGGGGCATTTGATGGTAGCAACCACACCGCCGCCCCAGCCGGGAACCATCTGGAGGAGTTTTCCGTCTGAATCCAGGCGCAAATCAATACAGTGCGCCGAAAGGCCGGTATTGAGTCGTGCCGCCAGTCGGGGCGCAAGCTCCATCCCCATGCTGGTGGCGCCAAACAGCAGGATGTCCGGATCATAGGTTTTGCAGGTTTCTGCCAGTATTGACGTATAGGGCATCAAACGATAAGGATCCAGTATCGGACTGTCGGCCTGCAGAACTGTGTCGGCACCGTAGGTGATAAGGTCGTCGGCCAGTGCGGCGACGTCCCTGCCCAACAACAGAGCGGTGACCGTGCCGCTGGAAATGTCAGCGAGTTCACGGGCTTTCCCTAAGAGTTCAAATCCCACCTCGAGCAGCACACCACCCCGCTGCTCTATAAATACTGCGATGTGTTGTGCTTTCATTCTTCTAACGCTATGGTTTCCTTTCAGATGATTCCCAGTTGATGGATTTTTTCGGCCAACTCACGGGCGATCTTTTCGGGTTTTCCGGATAACCGCGTGCCTTGTCGCTCCCTTTTTTGCAG
This DNA window, taken from Candidatus Desulfatibia profunda, encodes the following:
- a CDS encoding electron transfer flavoprotein subunit alpha/FixB family protein is translated as MKAQHIAVFIEQRGGVLLEVGFELLGKARELADISSGTVTALLLGRDVAALADDLITYGADTVLQADSPILDPYRLMPYTSILAETCKTYDPDILLFGATSMGMELAPRLAARLNTGLSAHCIDLRLDSDGKLLQMVPGWGGGVVATIKCPDHRPQMATVMPGVMKKIKPVQRSGQRIGLAVPDDLDVTGPKVLEVHIEEPKGMPLEKADVVVAGGWGLGGGEGWTLLEELARLLCGAVGATRPPVDEGWVPESQMIGQSGKTVRPRLYIGVGISGMSHHVVGMDQSGCIMAVNKDPNAAIFKVSDVAVVADYREIIPLLIEEVRARIPDSRIDTCEVP